TACTCAGTCACCCAAAAACAAGCTGGGATCCTACCTACTTTCTCAGCTACAGCTGGTTGGAGTATACAGATGCTGATGTCGGCCCGGAGACAGTGTGCAACTGTTCAGCGATCCTGCGTGGAGAGAGGCAGGCACTGGACCAAGCCAAATTACTGACTCTCACTAAAGACTTCCGCAAGAGTGTTCACATCCCTGATGAGTATTACATTAATGCAACCAAAGACTGTAGGTATGTTGCTTTAAACTACAAGTTTTAGTCATTGTATAATTTTAACTACTATTTAAATGGACTGAATTTATTCATTCCTTTTGTTATTTGTTCAATTGTGTATTTACAGGGAATTCAAGTTAAGCAGAAAATACTTAACACTCCCGTTAAgccaggaggaagaggactTCGCTCTGGCTTACTCTATAGTTGTTCATCATAAGGTATGTAAATTCTAAAGCCtcaatttaaattcaaatacatGTTCAAACAGTGTAGTAGGTCTAAACTATTTAATTAAGTCATTAATTTAAAAGGGCATTTCATcaattttacaaatgaaattcaGTTCAGTTGACGTACACACATAAAggatcatttattttttcatttactctAGGTGCAGAACTTTGAGCGACTGCTGCGAGCCATCTATGTACCTCATAATATATATTGTATCCATGTGGACAAAAAATCAGATCCCTCAGTTTTCTCTACCATCATGGCaattacttcctgtttcccaaATACCTTCATGGTCAGCCAGCCTGTGAGCGTGGTCTATGCTGCCTGGCCACGTGTCCAGGCTGACCTTAACTGTATGGCTGACCTCTATAAAGCcagcacaaaatggaaatacttcaTCAACCTTTGTGGCCAGGATTTCCCCCTGAAAACCAACTTGGAGATGGTGAGGATGTTGCGTTCCTTGAAGGGCGGGAACAGCTTAGAGTCAGAAAAAATGCCTGAGGGAAAGAAGTCAAGAGTGACAAATTCTTACAAGATAGTTGATGGAAACATCCAGGTACTTCTTTTGAATATTAGAATTACATATTGATTATTTGCAAAATCTTTCTATTCAGATTGACCATAAtgaacataacataacatataaCTGTTTCAACTGTCTCAGGGGGCAGGAAAAGCAAAGGAGCCACCTCCCTTCAACCTGCCCATTCTGTCAGGAAATGCCTACATTGTGGTTAGCCGAGGCTACGTGCGCAGTGTGTTGGAAGACAGCCGAATACAGACACTGATTGAGTGGGCCAAAGACACCTACAGTCCTGATGAATTTCTCTGGGCAACCATTCAGCGAATCCCTGGTGTTCCTGGCTCAGCGAGGCCCCACCCCAAATATGACATGTCAGACATGCATGCCATTGCACGACTGGTGAAGTGGCATGGTCATGAGGGGTCACTGGGTTCTGTGCACGCAGTGTACCCAGAGTGTCACGGCAACCATGTCAGGTCAATCTGTGTATATGGTGCTGGAGACCTAAAATGGATGCTTAAGCAGCATCACCTCTTTGCCAACAAGTTTGACATGGACACAGAGCCCATCGCTATCTACTGCTTGGAGAAGTATCTGAGACAAAAGGCACTGGCTGAGTTGTACTAGGTGCAACTAGGTGCAACTCAGCCTTACCCATCAGGGCACGGCTCTGTAGAGTGAACTTCTCAAAAGCCACAGTGTCCCCTCGCCCAATGTTTGGAGAATCCATTGCTGTAGAAGAGCTTGGTGCTGTCAACTGGTAGGAGGTTCTCCAAGGTTATTTTGAGTCGTGCAAATTCTCCAGGGTCTCTACAAAATCTGGTATGGTTGGCTTTGGTCCCCGGTAGCTTCTATTGAAACTTCTTCTTGCAGGATCTTGTAATGGTGACTCAGGGTGAGTGCTCACTCACATCGGATGCTTGCTCTGATGTGCGCTTGACCATGTCACCTTCGAAGGAGTCCCTTTCGCACACCTCTATTACAGGCCCATTGGCTGCATCGCACAGTTTAAGATCCTGCTCATCCTTTTATTAATTTGGTCCAAATTTGTTTACAAAAGgttgacttttttctttttctttttttttttatagctttgGTGCtctttaaaatcattttgttcAGTCATGGAATAACAGGTGAAATCAGTGGGGTTTTAATTGCTGAAAGTATTTAAATATGGTTCAATGATTGCTTGAATCATGTAAGTGATCATCATACACAGTGAATACTGGGTTTGCATTGGAAAACGATTTGCAAAACACAATTTGATTTAAGATGTCCAAATAGAACAGCAGATTACAAAGAGGGGAATCATCTTTGCCAATCGTGCGAATGTCTTTTCATATTGTTTCCcggttttcatgttttttgaaaataagTTGTATTTCCATTACctaaatatgtgaaaataaaaaatatgacctgagaaatatattttgatcaaatgatttatttgattaaattaTAACcaacacatgaatgaaaatataaaggAGATCTTGAACTTTTAAGTCTACATGCAGTAACCCTGGTCCCAATGTAAACTAGAATAATTACTTGCAACAGCCAGGAAAACATTTCACCCATGAGATCTTCCCTCATGAAATACTTTGATAGGtttgaaaatgcagcaaattGCAACTGCAAGTTACAGTGAGATTTCTACTGCAGAATAAGTGCTTTTGCATATCATCATAATGGATTAGATAGTATACAATATGAAATAAACGCTTTATATAACTGGAAATCTGTCAATATAATTACAGTGAATTACAGCTTGCAGGATTTTGGTTCTTGCCATATAAAAACTGGACACAGCTGGGAGAGCAGTTAGTTCTCTAAGATTTCACTACTCAGTTGCTGATACTCTGGTTGCCAGCCTACTTCGATCTCACTCAGTGTCTTGACTCAAACCGTGAAATGTGATCTCTGGATCTACTAGATTTATTTGGCTATTTGCGAATTGGGGTGTTTGGGATTATTGATTGTCAATCATTTGCAATCACCTGCTAGAGATAGcggttagctagttagctgtGTGTTTCACATAACATAAAACAGTACATGTTCTAGCTTGGAGTCCTAAAAAACACTCATAAAGTAGGCTACCCTAGTAACAAGTCTTGCATCCCTAATGCCCCCAAATCAAAGCAGTATAGAGCAGGGCCAGCTCACAGATTAATGGTAGATGATCAACTCACCTGTGAGAATCCCCAGTTCTTTGCTTTCACTCCTGAAGCCTCTGACAACCTCTCCCCAGCAGAAGGGTGAGGGTGACTTCCTAAAACGGTTTTTGTGTTGGTTATACAGTTCTTGAGAATTACACTCCCGGTTTGTCTCAGGTCCACTTGCAGTATGACGGTAATAATGAAGCCCTGGTGCTCGTAGAGAACCAGTGATGTTACATGATGAGTTGAACTGAACTGCATCACAAACGCTTCTGCTGATGCATTGATCACGTGACCAAAGCCGGCCGGGAGCCACATGTTGCCTTCAATTGTTGTAGGAAATGTAGCGATTACAAAATGATGCATTCCCGACCCACCTAGGGAAGGGCAATACATTTATTGTAACCCATTTcgtttatttttcaataaaatatgAGGTCATTTGTTATCAGTCCACAATTTTTCTTCTAATCATATtataatgtttaacattttaatagcCAATATATTATAATATCGGATATACGTTGGATATATTAAGCCCGTTACTGGTTATACCTGTGAAGTTTGATGGTAGCTGACTTTGGTCTTTGACTCCAACCACACGAGGGTGACATATCCTTTCCCAAGCAACCAAACCATGGACTAGACAGCCCGTGGACCTTTATTTCAGTCAGTATACACAgtatcaaatgaaaacatcggggtacacacacatagacaacagatgaaacaatgaaaaaataaaaaggaaaaggctgtcaaacagaaaaaaacaaacagactggaaacataaataaagtaaaataaataaagatatacaACGCAAGTTGGCTATATGACAATAAGATcacttgaaaattaaaaaaaaatattgcatacATTCAATGTTTTGAtagttctttgttttgttgagaGAGCATAATGATTGCCGCGTGTTGTTCTATTTCCTTCTTAAATGTAAAGAACTGAATTTTTGTCAAGAAACACCCCCCTCGGGGTTTATGGTCGGTTAGTTTCTGTTCAGGTGAAGGTATGAGGAAACACTTTCGACACAGACAGAGACTTCGACACAACCCCGGCAGTAGCAGAGTTGGTGATGAATCTGAAACGGTCAGTATTTCCAATTTAAGGCATTGAAATGTTACAGGATTGAAATCATCTTTGAGGCTATATCCTATTTAAATGACAGTGATTAAATGTTCGCTAATTTGTGAATTGAAAGTGCCTCCCAAAGCGAATTAAGACATCAGTTCTTTTTAAAGAGCACCGAAGTGTAAGTGACAGCTGAGCTCATCTAATAAGAATATTCTGTCATCATTGCAAACATGTAGGCTACCTTCTTTGAAATTAGTTGGATAAATGTGTAATATCCTCCTCGTTTCCATTATCAAGAGCAGAGTTGTTACTGCATGGGGGtcattaagacataaaaactatTTATAAAGTCAATTAGCCACCGCTTGTTCAAGGATTTTCTTCGATAATAACAAGCATGGGAAATTCTTGGGTAATTGTACATTGTAACTGGTGAGAAATTCTTATTAGTTACACAGTAGTCCTTCTTTAGTAAGCAACTGAC
This genomic window from Seriola aureovittata isolate HTS-2021-v1 ecotype China chromosome 5, ASM2101889v1, whole genome shotgun sequence contains:
- the LOC130168988 gene encoding beta-1,3-galactosyl-O-glycosyl-glycoprotein beta-1,6-N-acetylglucosaminyltransferase-like; the encoded protein is MKLLKGDRFLLLLKITLGLGSLWMLSLLSHPKTSWDPTYFLSYSWLEYTDADVGPETVCNCSAILRGERQALDQAKLLTLTKDFRKSVHIPDEYYINATKDCREFKLSRKYLTLPLSQEEEDFALAYSIVVHHKVQNFERLLRAIYVPHNIYCIHVDKKSDPSVFSTIMAITSCFPNTFMVSQPVSVVYAAWPRVQADLNCMADLYKASTKWKYFINLCGQDFPLKTNLEMVRMLRSLKGGNSLESEKMPEGKKSRVTNSYKIVDGNIQGAGKAKEPPPFNLPILSGNAYIVVSRGYVRSVLEDSRIQTLIEWAKDTYSPDEFLWATIQRIPGVPGSARPHPKYDMSDMHAIARLVKWHGHEGSLGSVHAVYPECHGNHVRSICVYGAGDLKWMLKQHHLFANKFDMDTEPIAIYCLEKYLRQKALAELY